One window from the genome of Asterias rubens chromosome 11, eAstRub1.3, whole genome shotgun sequence encodes:
- the LOC117296287 gene encoding ubiquitin carboxyl-terminal hydrolase 37-like, which translates to MQHDAQEFLCQCLDQLKDDTERANKRALNSPLDETPGTDDDKIKLRFRYPHDCPIVKNFEFEVMHSTISRWTCPEGVILTRSGRSRRHWSSSSERRV; encoded by the exons ATGCAACAC GATGCGCAAGAGTtcctctgtcagtgcctggatcAACTCAAAGACGACACCGAAAGGGccaacaagagggcgctaaactCCCCCTTGGACGAGACCCCAGGGACGGATGATGATAAAATTAAACTGAGGTTTCGCTATCCGCACGACTGCCCGATTGTCAAgaactttgaatttgaagtcATGCACTCTACGATCTCTCGCTGGACATGCCCAGAAGGAG TCATTCTAACCCGATCGGGTCGATCCAGACGGCACTGGAGCAGTTCTTCAGAGAGGAGGGTATAG
- the LOC117296496 gene encoding uncharacterized protein LOC117296496, producing MDVQRGHCWRCEKALPDPSVRCNDCPLAVYCTASCKVRDRVRHKAVECQIFGPKCNTCGNKNDIKTCAQCTNAWYCNRRCQKIDWRSHKYLCRQTIDDIKSLATFCREKNTELAKVKRTKSAPYYIGNTIAKDFLNLDNNEWSGETLTEKDMAQDYHVLSAGCGDLRNTVLTAGSLPDRYQGKLHVTLNDFDPFVMARNVLFLYMLVRFADTEGIESSLTTLWYSVHITKKEYDLIKTSLDELIQMDAKNLNELTNGLVVVRRCDLRLMSQVWKKWQGLECRRNVKGSINLRKQRKELLAPVLEQTTCYLWHVQISQEDKRAMGEWFDHGLFYSYESYTSDMPFDNVTMTGRKGLSSNYHPLDFRNNTNTFEEIGSVYLVHQPKDYEFVYCITTDSIPFAGWDWLKVKASTCELNGYTSPMVMYHKYVTNLFRKVKDLATQGRLCIQFFLTNCLEFPTLYESQHMPAFDRVFTSNLSDYLGFAKLLQIFKPLLNCKNRFSVVVTETINWSDFEPTRWAYYEEVGQRHKRSVGFAYFADNDVSPSQGRPYNPNVVREYHNNTACFLVYLRAEIMAGGHGIPSLKEVPSFGSVMTFSGMQMRDFRKELNRVVPFKLRTNVRGLSPMTGFERVVEWCLPDIED from the exons ATGGATGTTCAACGAGGACATTGCTGGCGTTGTGAAAAAGCTCTCCCTGATCCGTCTGTGCGCTGTAATGACTGCCCACTGGCTGTGTATTGCACTGCATCATGCAAAGTCAGAGACAGGGTCAGGCACAAGGCAGTAGAGTGTCAGATATTTGGACCCAAGTGCAACACTTGCGGCAACAAGAATGATATCAAAACG TGTGCACAGTGTACCAACGCTTGGTATTGCAATAGGAGGTGCCAAAAGATAGACTGGAGAAGCCATAAGTACTTATGTCGACAAACTATAGATGACATTAAATCACTAGCTACATTTTGTCgggaaaaaaacactgaacttgcaaaagtcaaaagaacaaaaagtgcaccttATTACATTGGGAATACCATAGCTAAAGATTTCTTAAATCTTGACAACAATGAATGGTCTGGAGAAACTCTGACTGAGAAGGACATGGCTCAGGATTACCATGTGCTGTCTGCTGGTTGTGGCGACTTGCGGAATACAGTCTTAACAGCTGGTTCCCTTCCTGACAGGTACCAAGGAAAGCTTCACGTAACTCTCAATGATTTTGATCCTTTTGTCATGGCAAGAAATGTCTTGTTTCTCTATATGTTGGTTCGGTTTGCAGACACTGAGGGAATTGAGAGCAGTCTGACTACCCTCTGGTACTCAGTTCACATTACAAAGAAAGAGTATGACCTGATCAAGACCAGCTTGGATGAGCTCATTCAGATGGATGCCAAGAATCTTAATGAGCTCACTAATGGTCTAGTAGTTGTTCGGAGATGTGACCTTAGGCTTATGTCTCAGGTTTGGAAAAAATGGCAAGGTCTTGAATGCAGACGAAATGTCAAAGGTTCAATTAACCTTAGAAAACAAAGGAAAGAATTACTGGCACCAGTTCTTGAGCAGACCACATGTTACCTTTGGCATGTACAAATATCCCAAGAAGATAAGAGGGCCATGGGAGAGTGGTTTGACCATGGGTTGTTCTACTCATACGAATCATACACATCGGACATGCCATTTGACAATGTAACGATGACCGGGCGAAAGGGTTTAAGCAGCAACTACCATCCTCTTGACTTTCGTAATAATACAAACACATTTGAAGAAATTGGAAGTGTTTATCTGGTGCACCAACCAAAAGACTATGAATTTGTCTACTGTATTACCACAGACTCTATTCCTTTTGCGGGATGGGACTGGCTGAAAGTGAAAGCAAGCACTTGCGAACTCAATGGTTACACATCCCCAATGGTAATGTACCACAAGTACGTGACCAACCTTTTCCGCAAGGTAAAAGATCTAGCCACTCAAGGAAGGCTCTGCATCCAATTCTTTCTGACTAACTGCCTGGAGTTTCCAACACTTTatgaatcccaacatatgccAGCCTTTGATAGAGTCTTCACCTCCAACCTTTCAGACTACCTTGGCTTTGCTAAGCTCCTCCAGATATTCAAGCCTTTGCTTAATTGCAAAAACAGGTTCTCGGTTGTCGTCACCGAGACTATAAATTGGAGCGACTTTGAGCCTACACGTTGGGCATACTATGAGGAGGTGGGGCAAAGGCACAAACGATCTGTCGGCTTTGCATACTTTGCAGACAATGATGTATCTCCTTCCCAGGGTCGCCCCTATAATCCAAATGTGGTGAGAGAGTATCACAACAATACTGCATGCTTTCTGGTATATCTTCGTGCTGAAATAATGGCAGGTGGACATGGGATACCATCACTCAAGGAAGTACCATCCTTTGGTTCAGTGATGACTTTCAGTGGGATGCAGATGCGTGACTTTCGGAAGGAACTTAATCGGGTCGTCCCATTTAAGTTACGTACAAATGTACGAGGTCTTTCCCCGATGACTGGTTTTGAGAGAGTGGTCGAGTGGTGTCTCCCTGACATTGAAGATTAA
- the LOC117296497 gene encoding uncharacterized protein LOC117296497 encodes MDVQHGHCWRCEKQLPKCSVQCPECPLAKYCTRSCLDRDTARHKSVECQVFGKKKCSECGKTGVVKECSQCNTVWYCNKDCQLRNWENHKRLCLHIKADIKSLSANFRESNISFSKIKMVLDPPYYIGNIVAKDFLRLANNEWSGKVLTKEDMARDYHVLSAGCGDLRNTVLTAGSLPDRYQGKIHVTLNDFDPFVMARNVLFLFMLVRFADTEGIESCLTTIWYSVHITKKEYDLIKTSLDELIQMDAQSLHVATKGVISVFNADLKNLSQVWEMWKSLECQKSKSKSINLSQQRKVLLDREKEGVSLYLRRLSTDDQRSMFEWFDHGNFVPSERSKANLPFDNPTMTGRGGLGSIPSFSQANYASSPKVYKFVYCIKACTFPFVAWDCLRVREYTHRPCTSPMVMYHNYVTNLLQRVKRLTLHGRFFIHTFLTNCLKFPNCHRSLQMAHYDRIFTSNLSDYVGTAKLLQTFKPLLNRTNSKSALVTETINWVDLVPGADHSMVPGAVTQCMLANFADTRKLKRDFGYNDSREYFNNIPHFLVYLRAEIMGGGLEIPSLKNVPSLSAVMNYNGMQMRDFRKEVNRLVPFQYRVTARDLSMMNGYDRAVEWYLPQEGAPTKV; translated from the exons ATGGATGTTCAACATGGACACTGCTGGCgctgtgagaaacaactccccaAATGTTCTGTGCAATGCCCAGAATGCCCATTGGCAAAGTATTGCACAAGATCATGTCTGGACCGAGACACAGCCAGACACAAGTCTGTGGAGTGCCAGGTGTTTGGGAAAAAGAAGTGTAGTGAGTGTGGCAAAACTGGAGTTGTCAAAGAG TGCTCACAGTGCAACACCGTCTGGTACTGTAATAAAGACTGTCAACTGCGCAACTGGGAAAACCATAAAAGGTTATGCCTTCACATCAAAGCAGACATAAAATCACTCTCAGCAAATTTTCGAGAGAGCAACATTagcttttcaaaaataaaaatggttttgGATCCACCTTACTATATTGGAAACATCGTTGCTAAAGACTTTCTTCGACTTGCCAATAATGAATGGTCCGGGAAGGTTTTGACTAAAGAAGACATGGCAAGAGATTACCATGTGTTGTCTGCTGGTTGTGGCGACCTGCGGAATACAGTTTTAACAGCTGGTTCCCTTCCTGACAGGTACCAAGGAAAGATTCACGTAACTCTCAATGACTTTGACCCTTTTGTCATGGCGAGGAATGTCCTGTTCCTCTTTATGTTGGTTCGGTTTGCAGACACCGAGGGAATTGAGAGCTGTCTGACTACCATCTGGTACTCAGTTCACATCACAAAGAAAGAGTATGACTTGATCAAGACCAGCTTGGATGAGCTCATTCAGATGGATGCCCAGAGTCTCCATGTTGCCACTAAAGGAGTCATCAGTGTTTTCAATGCCGATCTTAAAAACCTATCTCAGGTTTGGGAGATGTGGAAATCTCTTGAGTGTCAGAAATCCAAGAGCAAGTCTATCAACCTCAGCCAACAAAGAAAGGTTCTCTTAGATAGAGAAAAGGAAGGGGTGTCTCTTTATCTTCGTCGCTTATCAACTGATGATCAAAGGTCTATGTTTGAGTGGTTTGATCATGGAAATTTTGTCCCATCTGAGAGAAGTAAAGCCAACCTGCCATTTGACAACCCAACGATGACTGGACGAGGGGGTTTGGGTAGCATACCTAGTTTCTCTCAGGCTAATTATGCAAGTTCACCTAAAGTATACAAATTTGTGTATTGCATAAAAGCTTGTACATTTCCATTCGTAGCATGGGATTGCTTGAGAGTTAGAGAGTACACTCACAGACCCTGCACATCCCCAATGGTCATGTACCACAACTATGTGACAAACCTACTCCAGAGAGTTAAACGTCTCACCCTTCATGGAAGATTTTTCATCCACACCTTCCTGACAAACTGTCTAAAATTTCCCAACTGCCATCGGTCTCTTCAAATGGCGCACTACGACCGCATCTTTACATCAAACCTTTCAGACTATGTCGGCACCGCTAAGCTGCTCCAAACATTCAAGCCACTACTGAATCGTACAAACAGCAAGTCAGCGCTAGTCACAGAGACCATCAATTGGGTAGATCTGGTACCCGGGGCTGACCATAGCATGGTACCAGGTGCGGTGACCCAATGCATGCTTGCAAACTTTGCTGATACACGGAAACTTAAACGTGACTTTGGGTATAATGACAGCAGAGAATATTTCAACAATATTCCTCACTTTCTTGTGTATCTTCGAGCTGAAATTATGGGAGGAGGCCTCGAGATACCATCCCTCAAGAATGTTCCGTCACTTTCAGCCGTGATGAACTACAATGGGATGCAGATGCGTGACTTCCGAAAAGAAGTGAACAGGCTTGTCCCATTTCAATACCGGGTGACTGCAAGAGACCTGTCTATGATGAATGGCTATGACAGAGCAGTGGAGTGGTAtctgccacaagagggcgccccGACAAAGGTCTAG
- the LOC117296500 gene encoding transmembrane protein 242-like, with product MCFLSDDTKRMMDTVKFSEQQQDDDHKDSSGGRLPLFKGSVFMVGIAGIAMLSGFGMTIAGSKRKHPASFTKGIFPDPSASLHESGASLGLRALLWGSFFAVTGFGTMTFLVCKAMGVRSVADFQTKFQSIAPRIRRNEASEPEEVTLNKLREEIFKDEIKES from the exons ATGTGTTTTTTAAGTGATGATACAAAGCGCATGATGGACACCGTGAAGTTTTCGGAGCAGCAACAAGATGACGACCACAAAGACAGTTCTGGTGGACGATTACCGCTGTTCAAAG GCTCAGTGTTTATGGTTGGCATTGCTGGTATTGCAATGTTGTCTGGATTTGGGATGACCATCGCTGGATCTAAGAGGAAACATCCTGCATCATTCACAAAG GGTATATTTCCTGACCCATCTGCCAGTCTTCATGAGAGTGGGGCTTCTCTTGGTTTACGTGCTCTACTCTGGGGCTCGTTCTTCGCTGTGACTGGCTTTGGAACTATGACCTTCTTAGTCTGCAAAGCTATGGGTGTCAGAAGT GTTGCTGACTTCCAGACAAAGTTCCAGTCAATTGCTCCGAGGATCCGAAGAAACGAAGCCAGCGAGCCGGAAGAAGTGACTCTGAATAAACTCCGAGAGGAAATCTTCAAAGACGAAATCAAAGAAAGCTGA